From Arachis stenosperma cultivar V10309 chromosome 2, arast.V10309.gnm1.PFL2, whole genome shotgun sequence, one genomic window encodes:
- the LOC130963054 gene encoding uncharacterized protein LOC130963054: protein MIKHQEFSNKNHEASLRNLERQIGQLSKQPAERPNNALPSNTIPNPKEECKAIQLRSGRTLENDKVDSKKQVEEDKHDQENSKKEEEPQVSEKRKSYGRATTITEEGGEVTNPVLTRLQKELKDQQFPKFLEVFKKLEINLPLVEALEQMPLYAKFLKELNNKKRSLNEKETVILTQKCSAVIQKGLPPKLKDPGSFFLPCIIGNMSIDKTLCDLGLSINPMPLSMMRTLSIEEVKPTRMSLQLANRSMVILNGVVENLLVKMGKFIFSADFMILDLDEEGSDSIILGRPFLATARAIIDVEKREMTLRLHDEQITLHVFKEMQPPVEKKGCMRIEEKDLNWKEKPKESIINSPLV from the exons ATGATAAAGCATCAAGAATTTTCCAACAAGAATCATGAGGCCTCACTAAGGAATCTGGAGAGACAAATTGGACAACTGTCCAAACAGCCAGCTGAAAGACCAAACAATGCTTTGCCAAGTAATACCATTCCCAACCccaaggaagaatgcaaggcaaTTCAACTTAGAAGTGGAAGGACATTGGAGAATGACAAAGTTGACAGCAAGAAGCAAGTAGAGGAGGACAAGCATGACCAAGAGAATTCCAAGaaagaggaggagcctcaagtcTCAGAGAAAAGGAAGAGTTATGGAAGAGCAACCACAATTACAGAAGAAGGTGGTGAagtgacaaaccccgttttgacg AGGCTACAAAAAGAGCTCAAAGACCAACAATTTCCCAAGTTCCTAGAGGTTTTCAAAAAGCTGGAAATCAATCTTCCACTTGTTgaagcattggagcaaatgcccttATATGCAAAATTCCTCAAAGAACTCAACAACAAGAAAAGAAGCTTGAATGAAAAGGAGACCGTGATCTTGACACAAAAGTGTAGTGCTGTAATTCAAAAAGGTCTcccaccaaaactcaaagatcctGGGAGTTTCTTTTTGCCATGCATCATTGGCAACATGTCTATTGATAAGACACTGTGTGATTTAGGATTAAGTATCAATCCGATGCCTCTGTCTATGATGAGAACGTTGTCTATAGAAGAAGTGAAGCCTACACGAATGTCCTTACAACTTGCTAATAGATCAATGGTAATTCTCAATGGAGTGGTAGAGAATCTCCTAGTCAAGATGGGAAAGTTCATATTTTCAGCGGATTTTATGATTCTGGATCTAGATGAAGAGGGAAGTGATTCTATCATATTAGGAaggcctttcctagccacagcaagagccatcattgatgtggaGAAAAGGGAAATGACCTTGAGGTTACATGATGAGCAAATCACTTTACATGTCTTTAAGGAGATGCAGCCTCCTGTTGAAAAGAAAGGATGCATGAGAATTGAGGAGAAAGACTTAAACTGGAAGGAAAAGCCCAAGGAATCAATCATTAACTCACCCTTGGTGTAG